CCGGCGACAAGACGAAGCGGACGCCGCGGCCCTTGCCTCCTGCAGGCTCCATTGGTCTTCCGGTCGTCGGCCAGACGCTCAGCTTCCTGCGCGCCCTCCGCGCCAACACTGCCGAGGAGTGGCTCCGCCGTCGGGCCGCCGCGTACGGCCCGGTCTCGAGGCTGTCCCTCTTCGGCTGCCCGACGGCCCACGTCGTCGGCCCGGCCGCCAACAAGTTCCTGTTCGCCAGCGCCGCGGTGACGTCCAAGAGCTCCGAGTCCATGGCGCGGATGGTCGGCCGGCGCACGATCCGGGACGTGCTCGGCGACGAGCACCGCCGCGTGCCCGCGTCAGGGCCATGATGGTGCAGTTCCTAAGGCCGGACGCCGTGAAGAGCTACGTCGCCGCAATGGACACCGAGGTTCGGCGCCACCTCGACGTGGAGTGGCGCGGCCGGGGCACCGTGGCGGTGATGCCGTCCATGAAGTCGCTGACGTTCGACGTCATGTGCACCTCCATCTTCGGGCTGGCCAGGGGCGCCGATGACGCCGTCTGTCGGGAGCTGTCGGTGGAGTTCCAGCAGCTGGTGAGGGGCATGTCGGTGATCCCGCTGAACCTGCCCTTCACCGCCTTCCGTAAGTGCCTCGCCGcgagccggcgcgggcggcgcgccgtcgccggcgtcaTCGAGGAGCGGAGGGCCAAGCTGGCGCGAGGGGACTTAGGGGAGAGCTCGCCGGCCGACGACGTGGTCACCCACATGCTTGCCGAGGGCCTGCCAGACGAGGAGCTCGTCGACAGCGTCATGTTCCTCATGATCGCGGCGCACGACACCACCGCCGCGCTCCTCACCTTCCTCATCCGGCACCTCGACGCCAGCAGGGACGCCTACGCCAAAGTGGTCAAAGGTAAACATCCATTCAGGGCCGGTCCTAAGATTTGGAAGTACCGGGACGAAAGTAAAACTCGGAACTATTTAATATAAGCATTATAATGAGGAAATTTGATAAtttcttctcttataggccATTTCTCAACTAATATGTCTCTTACTTTATTATTAAGATTATCCtaatttcttggatcataatATCTGAAGTGTAAACTGATTCCTTATCAACACTAGCAGACTGTGCATGTGCACTTGATGCATTTACTGTATTCTgagagtcacttacattgttatcatcgacgttgatgttaacattttcttcctaattttcattagttggttcatccacaacaactattgccaactcatctgTGTTCGTCGAAGCGTCCGTATTACTCTCAGGGTCCTgattactcttgcaaaatttatccatagctcctctctgtgattctatcagctcatccacacgtctttttcttttccttttctcgtaacctgattcatattttctaaataACATGATATCCCACAATgctaaaattattataaatacataatagttataaatcaattgagattaaataacttgtgatagtgaattaataattaatggtatgaAAAATTGGGAAATTAGCAATCGAATCACCTGATCACATAAGCGAATTAGCGCAGACGTGCAGTCCAACAGCAGGTTGTAGACGCGCATGACGCAGCGGTGGCCCTAGCCCCTGGCGGCGGCCGCTGGACGACACTTCATTTCTATCTGCATGCGTTCCTTCCAATCTCCCGTCGATTCTTTTCCTAATCTTGCGTACACCACAACCCCCAGTCGTTTGACCAACAGTGGGCCCCTAGGATTTGGCGGCCCGGGCGCCCCCTTgaccctcccctcctcctgggCCGGCCCTGCATCCATTTCTACTGTCCTACTCTTTGATTATTGAAGAGATCGCGAGATGCAATCATTGGTGGAATCATTGGTGGAATGCATCGACATCGAAATTACTTCGATCAGAGCAAGAAGAGATCGCGAGATGCAAGGCGCTTGGCGAGGCCCTGTCGTGGGACGACCTCGGCCGGATGCTGTTAAGAATAATCATTTGGTGCTAGATTTATGCTTTCCTAGTTTAGCCGGTAGCTTAATTTAGCAATTTGCAATTGAGTGATTGTACAACCGGCCTGATTGTGAGGGCCTAATTTCTTGTAATCGTCTACTTAAGCAACTCAATAGACTCTAGAAAAGCTACTAAGTTGACAGTGCAAATTGAGTCCTCTATGCTCGTGTGTGTTTTTGGCCGTGAGCTCACCGGCATGTTTCTGACAGTTGGCATCAAAGCTGGTTTCCGAACCGGGGTGCTGATGGGTGGCGAGAAgaagctcgtcgacggc
The genomic region above belongs to Setaria italica strain Yugu1 chromosome VI, Setaria_italica_v2.0, whole genome shotgun sequence and contains:
- the LOC111255719 gene encoding taxoid 7-beta-hydroxylase-like translates to MMAAAVAILAAVVDALPALRRLFAFSAGDKTKRTPRPLPPAGSIGLPVVGQTLSFLRALRANTAEEWLRRRAAAYGPVSRLSLFGCPTAHVVGPAANKFLFASAAVTSKSSESMARMVGRRTIRDVLGDEHRRVPASGP
- the LOC101754128 gene encoding beta-amyrin 28-oxidase-like, yielding MMVQFLRPDAVKSYVAAMDTEVRRHLDVEWRGRGTVAVMPSMKSLTFDVMCTSIFGLARGADDAVCRELSVEFQQLVRGMSVIPLNLPFTAFRKCLAASRRGRRAVAGVIEERRAKLARGDLGESSPADDVVTHMLAEGLPDEELVDSVMFLMIAAHDTTAALLTFLIRHLDASRDAYAKVVKVGIKAGFRTGVLMGGEKKLVDGSSRDDVMIQ